A window of Coregonus clupeaformis isolate EN_2021a chromosome 28, ASM2061545v1, whole genome shotgun sequence contains these coding sequences:
- the LOC121543552 gene encoding ankyrin repeat and SOCS box protein 13-like produces MENPAIMEMTASRRSNFGDIGFWADRTALHEAASLGRALQVKQLVEDGAAVNMVTVDNITPLHDAYIQGHPNCARLLLDAGAQVDVRTIHGSTPLCNACAAGSLECAKMLLEHAAKVNPSLTALTASPLQEACIKGNADIARLMIAHGALLEAFDLQFGTPLHAACAKEHVDCARVLLKAGAKVNAAKFHETALHHAARVEMVDMIELLVDFGGNVYVTDNDNKKPIDYTKPGSPTEQCLQYYQSTPLSLQQHSRVALRMLLGTRALEVVGQLNISQRTISYILCET; encoded by the exons ATGGAAAATCCTGCAATAATGGAAATGACAGCTTCACGGCGTTCGAACTTTGGAGATATTG GGTTTTGGGCAGACCGAACCGCGTTGCATGAGGCCGCGTCCTTAGGCAGGGCCCTTCAAGTGAAACAGCTGGTTGAGGATGGAGCAGCTGTAAACATGGTGACAGTAGACAACATCACTCCGCTTCATGACGCTTACATCCAGGGACATCCAAACTGTGCCCGACTTCTACTAGATGCAGGGGCTCAG GTGGACGTGAGGACCATCCATGGCAGCACTCCTCTCTGTAACGCCTGTGCTGCGGGGAGCCTGGAGTGTGCAAAGATGCTGCTGGAACATGCAGCCAAAGTCAACCCCTCCCTCACAGCACTCACTGCCTCTCCCCTGCAGGAGGCCTGCATAAAGG GTAATGCAGATATAGCGAGGCTAATGATAGCGCATGGAGCCTTGCTAGAGGCCTTTGACCTCCAGTTCGGTACCCcgctacatgctgcctgtgccaAGGAGCATGTGGACTGTGCCAGGGTGCTGCTCAAAGCAG GTGCCAAGGTGAATGCAGCTAAGTTCCATGAGACGGCTCTCCACCATGCTGCCAGAGTAGAGATGGTGGACATGATTGAGTTACTGGTGGACTTTGGAGGCAATGTCTATGTCACAGACAACGACAACAAAAAGCCCATAGACTACACCAAGCCTGGCTCTCCCACTGAACAATGCTTACAGTATTATCAAA GTACTCCTCTGAGTCTGCAGCAACATAGCAGAGTGGCTCTGAGGATGTTGCTGGGTACCAGAGCTCTGGAGGTTGTAGGTCAACTGAACATATCTCAACGTACCATCAGCTACATTCTCTGTGAGACATGA
- the LOC121543551 gene encoding rab GDP dissociation inhibitor beta-like: protein MNEEYDVIVLGTGLTECILSGIMSVKGKKVLHMDRNSYYGAESASITPLEDLYKRFSLPGAPPESMGKGRDWNVDLIPKFLMANGQLVRMLLITQVTRYLDFKVIEGSFVYKKGSIYKVPSTETEALASSLMGLFEKRRFRKFLVFVANFDENDPKTMEGVDPNKTTMRDVFKKFDLGQDVIDFTGHSLALYRTDEYLDLPCMDSLNRIKLYSESLARYGKSPYLYPLYGLGELPQGFARLSAIYGGTYMLNKPIEEIVMEDGKVVGVKSEGEIARCKQLICDPSYLMDRTTKVGQVIRVICIMNHPIKNTSDVNSCQIIIPQNQVNRKHDIYVCMISYTHNVAAQGKYVAIVSTTVETDNPEMEVKPAMDLLEPVEQKFVSISDQYAPTDMGAESQIFMSRTYDATTHFETTCDDIKDIYKRMTGTEFDFAEMERKKNDIFGDAADQ from the exons ATGAATGAAGAATACGACGTCATCGTGCTGGGTACCGGACTGACG GAATGCATCCTGTCAGGAATCATGTCGGTGAAGGGGAAGAAGGTCCTGCACATGGACCGGAACTCCTACTACGGGGCAGAGAGTGCCTCCATCACTCCCCTGGAGGAT CTGTATAAGCGCTTCAGTCTCCCAGGCGCCCCACCGGAGTCCATGGGAAAAGGCCGGGACTGGAATGTGGACCTCATCCCTAAGTTCCTCATGGCCAATG GTCAGTTGGTCCGCATGCTGCTGATTACACAGGTGACGCGCTACCTGGACTTCAAGGTGATCGAAGGCAGCTTCGTCTACAAGAAGGGCAGCATCTACAAAGTGCCCTCCACCGAGACCGAGGCCCTGGCATCCA GTCTGATGGGGCTGTTTGAGAAACGGCGCTTCAGGAAGTTCCTGGTTTTTGTGGCTAACTTCGATGAAAACGACCCCAAGACCATGGAGGGCGTGGACCCCAACAAGACGACGATGAGGGACGTGTTCAAGAAGTTTGACCTGGGCCAGGACGTCATCGACTTCACAGGACACTCCCTCGCCCTCTACCGGACAGATGA GTACCTGGACCTGCCTTGCATGGACTCGCTAAACAGGATCAAGCTGTACAGTGAGTCTCTGGCCAGATACGGCAAGAGTCCgtacctctaccccctctacggCCTGGGGGAGCTGCCCCAAGGGTTCGCCAG ACTAAGTGCTATCTATGGAGGAACCTACATGCTGaacaagcccattgaggagatcGTCATGGAGGATGGAAAAGTAGTGGGAGTCAAGTCTGAGGGAGAG ATCGCCCGCTGCAAGCAGCTGATCTGCGATCCCAGCTATCTAATGGATCGCACCACCAAGGTGGGTCAGGTGATCCGGGTTATCTGCATCATGAACCACCCCATCAAGAACACCAGCGACGTCAACTCCTGCCAGATCATCATCCCCCAGAACCAGGTCAACAGGAAGCATG ATATCTACGTGTGCATGATCTCCTATACTCATAATGTGGCAGCACAGGGGAAGTATGTGGCCATCGTCAGCACCACGGTGGAGACGGACAACCCTGAGATGGAGGTCAAACCAGCCATGGACCTGCTGGAGCCTGTCGAGCAGAA GTTTGTGAGCATCAGTGACCAGTATGCACCAACTGACATGGGTGCTGAAAGCCAG ATCTTCATGTCCCGTACCTACGACGCTACCACCCACTTCGAGACCACCTGCGACGACATCAAGGACATCTACAAGCGGATGACGGGAACAGAATTTGACTTTGCCGAGATGGAGCGCAAGAAAAACGACATCTTCGGCGACGCAGCTGACCAGTAG
- the asb13a.2 gene encoding ankyrin repeat and SOCS box protein 13, whose product MEVETARPYFFGDIGCWSERTEVHKAASDGHVAQLQQLIQSGASVNIVAVDSITPLHEACERGQTQCVRLLLDAGAQVDARNTDGSTPLCEACSVGSFDCVRMLLEHGAKVNPTLSSRTTSPLHEACMGGNADVVKIMIAKGASLEAYDLYYGTPLHVACANEHTDCVKALLNAGAKVNYARLHKTALHHAAKVKSVDMIDLLVEFGANVYAKDKNDKKPIDYIEPGSPAALCLEFYESTPLSLQQLSRVALRTMLGIRALEVVVQLDIPKQIISFLCYH is encoded by the exons ATGGAGGTTGAAACTGCCAGACCATACTTCTTTGGAGACATAG GCTGCTGGTCGGAGAGGACCGAGGTGCACAAGGCGGCTTCCGACGGACATGTTGCCCAGCTGCAGCAGCTCATCCAGAGCGGAGCCTCTGTCAACATAGTGGCTGTGGACTCCATCACCCCCCTCCATGAGGCATGTGAAAGGGGGCAGACCCAGTGTGTCAGGCTGCTACTTGATGCTGGAGCACAG GTGGATGCCCGTAACACGGACGGTAGCACGCCTCTGTGTGAGGCCTGCTCGGTCGGGAGCTTTGACTGTGTGAGGATGCTGCTGGAGCATGGGGCCAAGGTGAACCCCACCCTCTCTTCCCGGACCACCTCACCCCTACACGAAGCCTGCATGGGGG GTAATGCTGACGTTGTGAAGATCATGATCGCTAAAGGTGCCAGTCTGGAGGCATATGACCTGTATTATGGGACCCCACTACATGTGGCATGTGCCAACGAACACACAGACTGTGTCAAGGCGCTACTCAACGCAG GTGCCAAAGTGAATTATGCTCGGCTGCACAAGACGGCCCTGCACCATGCTGCTAAAGTGAAGAGTGTAGACATGATCGACCTGCTGGTGGAGTTTGGGGCGAACGTCTACGCCAAAGACAAAAACGATAAGAAGCCCATTGACTACATCGAACCCGGCTCTCCCGCTGCACTCTGCTTAGAGTTTTATGAAA GTACTCCATTGAGTCTGCAGCAGCTGAGCAGAGTGGCCCTGAGGACGATGTTGGGTATCAGAGCTCTGGAGGTCGTAGTTCAACTGGACATACCAAAGCAAATCATTAGCTTCCTCTGTTACCACTGA